From a region of the Vanrija pseudolonga chromosome 2, complete sequence genome:
- the bub1 gene encoding Checkpoint serine/threonine-protein kinase bub1, protein MSVEPPTPHRAGSPEHGGPVTDFALIESQKENIRPLATGRSAATLGVLFDKDQADEVSRVVEEGSKKFLSDIQEAERRDREGEDMVDGVQDVLDLYNRYVAFMVQHYPSSPNHVLPLLEETTRRFIGDARYAQDARYLKLWIMFARHVERREEVWAFLESRDIGTRHAAFYEEWAMAAEGLGRKKKADDVYRLGLARKAAPVERLKNRHQAFLTRIMAPPSGDIPDDDPLPAAPTPARAVLGQVGRGGLGGGSLSGATPGSSSSRISRGTNGSKIAIFSDDAGAAENPEPTPWEDFGTRDGRRKENVVEATPWKGETLPQKSRVAPRTPKLEVFKDSASANAEVHRGQEVLGGIRAKAPLSDAELLRSDPLRNYDTTGLPSAVPSVPSLPPPPKPAAKKTKRDAAAFVMQPWTCPTGGAETKMSNGKTERRMFDWDATFRSNEEWSFEEVRARKLGLLSRDWKELKDWEKGWHKPGSSTPKAKKTTRPPSPTVNTKLANAEVMSLFNQTIHGNKVHSDDSDDDDDDDEDEAADEVNALPTPLPPARQQVSMMTPGGVVPPTPTPAPGYNHNNYSHPSHRQLATPGMVSDENTPAPTSLRKLNIFSDENASAPVVNDENAVPPSARKMNIFSDTPARAPLGAKAPLSSSSKPRAFAVFSDAPAEEEPVAAAPAPVNDENDYVQATPARPPPALNIFATPAVTGNPSQARAVPEGIAEEEEEEEERYEYYESDDQLNNEDPSSYGRRMRRFQIHEMTPITERTGEWTTNTTFRSSRPASVLSDFDEADEAAIESRPLNLSSVAEEEERSAASNKQSADVAFADDSTEPPQSASTAATGTYDRSGSVDTGAFGVPEGYTIARDMDTTTSMMNTIHIVDHTSTTDDFVTAPQAGEATSQPLAELANPCNPADASVVQALLQRVQPPVNSMTLVVDQRHSVSARLPALQRAGKAKARRSSTTSRVSVAPSDDSYNLSLGPKTFEVREKLGEGGFGAVFLAVDAQERDAAIARADETSDDEDEDEDDSAALVAIKVEHPSSLWEGVVLSRILSRVEPSLAASIIRPRGLHVYSDESFLVLDFSPQGTLLDVVNKAVVWGIAPGVAGGPSVPDELVAIFFTIELLRLVEGLHAADIIHGDLKIDNCLVRLEEIPSAAGGKNAWSAQYDRRGGNGWSYKGVRLIDFGRAADLSLFPAGRQQTFVADWPTDERDCVEMREGRPWSFEADYFGLASICYCLLFGKYIATEAIETDEGRRYKIDAPLKRYWQTELWSKLFDTLLNPRTLRADGELPITNELGAIRQEFETWLEDNCQKNGKLLKQMLKRIELRALENRRV, encoded by the exons ATGAGCGTGGAACCACCCACGCCCCACCGTGCCGGGTCACCAGAGCATGGTGGACCCGTAACAGACTTTGCTCTCATCGAGTCCCAGAAGGAGAACATCCGACCCCTGGCGACTGGGCGATCGGCGGCGACCCTCGGCGTGCTATTCGACAAGgaccaggccgacgaggtcagccgtgtcgtcgaggaggggagCAAGAAGTTCCTGAGTGACATCCAGGAGGCGGAGAGGAGAGAtagggaaggcgaggacatggtcgacggcgtgcaAGATGTTCTCGATCTATACAACCG TTACGTCGCGTTCATGGTCCAACACTATCCCTCTTCACCAAACCACGTGCTTCCTCTGCTAGAGGAGACCACCCGCCGGTTCATCGGCGACGCCCGCTACGCCCAGGACGCGCGATACCTCAAGCTGTGGATCATGTTTGCGCGccacgtcgagcgccgcgaggaggtgTGGGCGTTCCTCGAATCAAGAGACATTGGTACCCGCCATGCCGCCTTCTACGAGGAGTGGGCTATGGCTGCTGAAGGCCTCGGAAG aaagaagaaggccgacgacgtttatcgcctcggcctggctCGCAAGGCCGCCCCTGTTGAGCGCCTGAAGAATCGTCACCAGGCATTCCTCACTCGCATTATGGCTCCTCCATCAGGGGATATCCCGGATGACGACCCACTGCCCGCCGCACCAACTCCCGCACGTGCTGTCCTGGGTCAGgtgggccgaggcggacTTGGGGGAGGCTCGCTCAGCGGTGCGACCCCgggcagctcgtcctcgagaaTCTCCAGGGGGACGAACGGCTCTAAGATCGCCATCTTCTCTGATgatgctggtgctgctgagAACCCCGAGCCTACACCCTGGGAAGACTTTGgcacgcgcgacggccgccgcaAGGAGAACGTCGTCGAGGCAACCCCGTGGAAGGGCGAGACCCTCCCTCAGAAGAGCCGTGTTGCCCCGCGAACACCAAAATTAGAGGTCTTCAAGGACAGCGCATCTGCCAATGCCGAGGTACATCGTGGCCAGGAGGTATTGGGTGGCATCCGCGCCAAGGCGCCCCTGTCGgatgccgagctcctccgctCCGACCCACTTCGCAACTACGACACCACTGGCCTTCCTTCAGCTGTCCCCTCAGTTCCTTCTCTCCCGCCACCGCCCAAGCCCGCAGCCAAGAAGACCAAGCGGGATGCCGCTGCCTTCGTTATGCAGCCGTGGACGTGCCCCACGGGCGGCGCCGAAACCAAGATGTCCAACGGCAAGACTGAGCGCCGCATGTTCGACTGGGATGCGACCTTCCGCAGCAACGAGGAGTGGAGCTTTGAGGAAGTCCGGGCTAGGAAGCTTGGTCTTTTGAGCCGTGACTggaaggagctcaaggactGGGAGAAGGGCTGGCACAAGCctggctcgtcgacaccAAAGGCCAAGAAGACTACCCGTCCACCTAGCCCGACCGTCAACACCAAGCTGGCCAATGCCGAAGTCATGAGCCTCTTCAACCAGACCATCCACGGCAACAAGGTCCACTCGGatgactcggacgacgatgatgacgatgatgaggacgaggctgccgacgaggtcaacgCCCTGCCCACACCATTGCCACCCGCCCGTCAACAAGTATCTATGATGACTCCTGGCGGTGTCGTCCCTCCCACGCCAACGCCAGCACCTGGCTACAACCACAACAACTACAGCCACCCATCACACCGCCAACTTGCAACCCCTGGCATGGTGTCCGACGAAAACACCCCTGCCCCTACCTCCTTGCGCAAACTCAACATCTTCAGCGATGAGAATGCGTCGGCACCTGTCGTGAACGACGAGAATGCAGTTCCGCCCTCTGCCAGGAAGATGAACATCTTCTCTGACACGCCGGCACGAGCACCACTTGGGGCCAAGGCCCCattgtcgagctcgtcgaagCCTCGCGCGTTTGCTGTCTTcagcgacgcgccggccgaggaggagcctGTTGCTGCAGCGCCTGCACCAGTCAACGACGAGAACGACTATGTGCAAGCCACAcccgctcgtcctcccccCGCACTCAACATTTTCGCGACGCCTGCCGTCACTGGAAACCCATCCCAGGCTCGGGCGGTGCCAGAAGGCAttgccgaggaagaagaggaggaagaggagcgcTACGAGTACTACGAATCCGACGACCAGCTCAACAACGAGGACCCATCGTCGTATGGACGTCGCATGCGCCGGTTCCAGATCCACGAGATGACTCCCATCACAGAGCGCACCGGCGAGTGGACGACCAACACGACGTTCCGAAGCTCGCGCCCAGCCTCTGTTCTGAGCGACTTTGACGAGGCGGATGAGGCTGCCATTGAGTCTCGGCCCTTAAACCTCAGCtctgtcgccgaggaggaggagcggtCGGCCGCCTCGAACAAGCAATCCGCCGACGTTGCTTTCGCGGACGACTCGACTGAGCCTCCTCAATCGGCCAGCACTGCTGCTACTGGGACATACGACCGCTCAGGATCGGTGGACACTGGAGCATTCGGCGTTCCAGAAGGCTACACCATCGCGCGCGATATggacacgacgacaagcaTGATGAACACGATTCACATCGTCGACcacacctcgacgacggacgACTTCGTGACAGCTCCTCAGGCAGGCGAGGCAACATCGCAGCCTTTGGCCGAGCTCGCAAACCCTTGCAAcccggccgacgcgagcgtTGTGCAGGCGCTTCTCCAGCGCGTCCAACCGCCAGTAAACTCGATGACTCTTGTTGTCGACCAGCGCCACTCTGTCTCTGCCCGTCTTCCTGCCCTCCAAAGGGcaggcaaggccaaggctcGCCGATCAAGCACCACGTCGCGTGTCTCTGTGGCTCCGTCAGATGACTCGTACAACCTCTCTCTTGGGCCCAAGACGTTCGAGGTTCGCGAGAAGCTTGGCGAGGGTGGCTTTGGAGCCGTCTTTTTAGCAGTCGACGCGCaggagcgcgacgctgcgATCGCGCGTGCAGACGAGACGAGTGACGACgaagatgaggacgaggatgactCGGCGgctctcgtcgccatcaAGGTCGAACACCCCAGCTCTCTCTGGGAGGGAGTGGTCCTCTCTCGCATTCTGTCCCGCGTCGagccgtcgctcgccgcgtccATCATTCGCCCCCGTGGCCTGCACGTCTACTCTGACGAGTCGTTCCTTGTCCTCGACTTCTCACCGCAGGGCACCCTCCTGGACGTCGTCAACAAGGCCGTCGTGTGGGGCATCGCTCCTGGCGTCGCTGGGGGCCCTTCGGTCCCAGACGAGCTCGTGGCCATCTTCTTCACCATTGAGCTCCtgcggctcgtcgaggggCTGCACGCTGCTGATATCATCCATGGCGACCTCAAGATCGACAACTgtctcgtccgcctcgaAGAGATCCCGTCTGCTGCAGGTGGCAAGAATGCGTGGTCTGCGCAGTACGACCGCCGCGGAGGTAACGGATGGAGCTACAAGGGCGTGCGTCTCATCGACTTTGGGCGTGCCGCCGACCTGTCGCTCTTCCCCGCCGGCAGGCAACAGACCTTTGTTGCCGACTGGCcgaccgacgagcgcgactgCGTCGAAATGCGCGAGGGACGTCCGTGGAGCTTTGAGGCGGACTACTTTGGCCTGGCGAGCATCTGCTACTGCCTCCTCTTTGGCAAGTACATTGCCACTGAGGCGatcgagacggacgagggACGGCGGTACAAGATCGACGCGCCGTTGAAGAGG TACTGGCAGACGGAGCTGTGGTCCAAGCTGTTCGACACGTTGCTCAACCCGCGCACTCTGCGagcggacggcgagctgccCATCAccaacgagctcggcgccatcagGCAAGAGTTTGAGACGTGGCTTGAGGACAACTGCCAGAAGAACGGCAAGCTGCTCAAGCAGATGCTCAAGCGCATCGAgttgcgcgcgctcgagaacCGGCGAGTGTAG
- the parl_1 gene encoding uncharacterized protein — MNLLPSSTSYTRRFSSARNSMRLSICLSSLPFFWQLSSSHVSNSCLMAPSSLVMGSSPSARRAKVVRLKAPRTSLAHFDAVALVGRPVGNKGLLPAGGEERQVGGTPKVDETHALVAPSVTSAAVVLRRPRILATCSRRDLFEADETVVDLEVAMDDISSVQPLDEPQELNGEEDGHELVWDRRAPSDARSDAPHDGLVDDVQEGALR, encoded by the exons ATGAACCTCCTCCCCAGCTCCACGTCCTACACTCGCCGgttctcgagcgcgcgcaacTCGATGCGCTTGAGCATCTGCTTGAGCAGCTTGCCGTTCTTCTGGCAGTTGTCCTCAAGCCACGTCTCAAACTCTTGCctgatggcgccgagctcgttggTGATGggcagctcgccgtccgctCGCAGA GCCAAAGTAGTCCGCCTCAAAGCTCCACGGACGTCCCTCGCGCATTTCGACGcagtcgcgctcgtcggtcgGCCAGTCGGCAACAAAGGTCTGTTGCCTGCCGGCGGGGAAGAGCGACAGGTCGGCGGCACGCCCAAAGTCGATGAGACGCACGCCCTTGTAGCTCCATCCGTTACCTCCGCGGCGGTCGTACTGCGCAGACCACGCATTCTTGCCACCTGCAGCAGACGGGATCTCTtcgaggcggacgagacAGTTGTCGATCTTGAGGTCGCCATGGATGATATCAGCAGCGTGCAGcccctcgacgagccgcaGGAGCTCAATGGTGAAGAAGATGGCCACGAGCTCGTCTGGGACCGAAGGGCCCCCAGCGACGCCAGGAGCGATGCCCCACACGACGGCCTTGTTGACGACGTCCAGGAGGGTGCCCTGCGGTGA